The following are encoded together in the Pseudodesulfovibrio indicus genome:
- a CDS encoding NAD-glutamate dehydrogenase domain-containing protein, with amino-acid sequence MKTLQDSAEELIPWFYGEMPEYYFLTHSEDEQLQHLRALLSGMVREEKQSIALHSPCGSRVTHISPGGDMDTLGWVLKQYRDMDIQTARIYSSRDDTLRLDTFVVGPQPACAADNVQLQEILAQAKAGNISLDSGELEGFTRFLGQVNEDYLEKFEPGRAVRHFRTCGCVEGHDRVQVLLEKNIHDGFDRISVAMVQPPRKGLLHRVVNVLAREGVPVDRAYADEFDRGDKPSISIMSFYLDTNRIDLDPEGERWRRIERQLEMCKWFAAHGLEALAYEDGWELGQVMLMQAAGEFAHQFLIRRDLHAYPSSRVVYALLKHRDVTKLLFEFFDARFNPAFEGNREEAMATLRGRVRAALKDVGNAIHRDILNYVYKFFRYTLRTNYYLEHKFGLSFRLDPLILAPLPRAERPFGIYCFHGPYSWGFQVRYRDMARGGVRVVRTWSQEQFEVESNRLFDEVTKLAKAQQFKNKDIPEGGSKAVILLGPDGNIDLAVKSMVDSFLDLLVIPEGADGFVQPGIVDYLGREEIIFLGPDENITPAHIEWMAERAAKRGYKWPSAFMSSKPGAGIAHKKYGVTSEGVIVFAEELLHTLGIDPRKQPFTVKLTGGPAGDVASNVMRILMREYGDNARIVAMTDGHGAVYDPEGMDHAELLRLMDNDLKAADFNRAKLKGQGALAVSTANPDGTRLRNSLHNTVVADIFIPSGGRPDTVNMSNWKEFLQKDGTPSARGIVEGANIFISADARAHLEQAGALVVPGPSANKTGVICSSYEILAGLILSEAEFLEIKDDYVAQLLDILRLRARSEARVLMREYRLAGGERTITQLSYALSESINTLADRVDAVLMESVDRVADDPELVEVLLAYCPQVLVERFRERIVNDLPRAHQLALLASYISAKMLYQEGMGWADRLVSLRDVRQVVRSYLAEEKVVGGLLAEVRQAGLSHAELIERILDHSGRKLLTLDRLGLG; translated from the coding sequence GTGAAAACCCTGCAAGACTCGGCCGAGGAGCTCATTCCGTGGTTTTACGGCGAGATGCCGGAATATTATTTTCTCACCCACAGCGAGGACGAGCAGTTGCAGCACCTGCGGGCGCTGCTTTCGGGCATGGTCCGCGAGGAGAAGCAGTCCATCGCCCTGCACAGCCCGTGCGGTTCGCGGGTGACGCACATCTCCCCCGGCGGGGACATGGACACCCTCGGCTGGGTGCTCAAGCAGTACCGCGACATGGACATCCAGACCGCGCGCATCTATTCCAGCCGCGACGACACCCTGCGGCTGGACACCTTCGTGGTCGGGCCGCAGCCCGCCTGCGCGGCGGACAACGTCCAGCTCCAGGAAATCCTGGCCCAGGCCAAGGCCGGGAACATCTCCCTGGATTCCGGCGAGCTGGAAGGGTTCACCCGGTTTCTCGGCCAGGTCAACGAAGATTACCTGGAGAAGTTCGAGCCGGGCCGCGCCGTGCGCCATTTCCGGACCTGCGGCTGCGTGGAGGGCCACGACCGGGTCCAGGTCCTGCTGGAGAAGAACATCCACGACGGGTTCGACCGCATCTCCGTGGCCATGGTCCAGCCGCCCAGAAAGGGGCTGTTGCACCGGGTGGTCAACGTCCTGGCGCGCGAAGGCGTGCCGGTCGACCGGGCCTATGCCGACGAGTTCGACCGGGGCGACAAGCCGTCCATCTCGATCATGAGCTTCTACCTCGACACGAACCGCATCGACCTGGACCCCGAGGGCGAGCGGTGGCGGCGCATCGAGCGCCAGCTGGAGATGTGCAAGTGGTTCGCGGCCCACGGTCTGGAGGCCCTGGCCTATGAGGACGGGTGGGAGCTGGGCCAGGTCATGCTCATGCAGGCCGCCGGCGAATTCGCCCACCAGTTCCTCATCCGCAGGGACCTGCACGCCTATCCGTCCAGCCGCGTGGTCTACGCCCTGCTCAAGCACAGGGACGTGACCAAGCTGCTGTTCGAGTTCTTCGACGCCCGGTTCAATCCCGCCTTCGAAGGGAACCGCGAGGAGGCCATGGCCACGCTGCGCGGCCGGGTGCGCGCGGCCCTCAAGGACGTGGGCAACGCCATCCATCGCGACATCCTGAACTACGTCTACAAGTTCTTCCGCTACACCCTGCGGACCAACTACTATCTGGAGCACAAGTTCGGCCTGAGTTTCCGGCTGGACCCGCTTATCCTGGCGCCGCTGCCCCGGGCGGAGCGGCCATTCGGCATCTACTGCTTCCACGGCCCCTACAGCTGGGGCTTCCAGGTGCGCTACCGCGACATGGCGCGCGGCGGGGTCCGGGTGGTCCGGACCTGGAGCCAGGAGCAGTTCGAAGTGGAGTCCAACCGCCTCTTCGACGAGGTCACCAAGCTGGCCAAGGCGCAGCAGTTCAAGAACAAGGACATCCCGGAGGGCGGGTCCAAGGCGGTCATCCTCCTCGGCCCGGACGGCAACATCGACCTGGCGGTGAAGTCCATGGTCGATTCCTTCCTGGACCTGCTCGTCATCCCCGAGGGCGCGGACGGTTTCGTCCAGCCCGGCATCGTGGACTACCTGGGCCGCGAGGAGATCATCTTCCTCGGCCCGGACGAGAACATCACCCCGGCGCACATCGAGTGGATGGCCGAGCGGGCCGCCAAGCGCGGCTACAAGTGGCCGAGCGCCTTCATGAGCTCCAAGCCGGGGGCGGGCATCGCCCACAAGAAATACGGCGTGACCTCCGAGGGGGTCATCGTCTTCGCCGAGGAACTGCTGCACACGCTCGGCATCGACCCGCGCAAGCAGCCTTTCACGGTCAAGCTCACGGGCGGCCCGGCGGGCGACGTGGCCTCCAACGTCATGCGCATCCTCATGCGCGAGTACGGCGACAACGCCCGCATCGTGGCCATGACCGACGGCCACGGTGCGGTCTACGACCCCGAGGGCATGGACCACGCCGAGCTGCTCCGGCTGATGGACAACGACCTCAAGGCCGCGGACTTCAACCGCGCCAAGCTCAAGGGCCAGGGCGCGCTGGCCGTGTCCACCGCCAATCCGGACGGGACGCGCCTGCGCAACTCCCTGCACAACACCGTGGTAGCCGACATCTTCATCCCGTCCGGCGGCAGGCCCGACACCGTGAACATGTCCAATTGGAAGGAGTTCCTGCAAAAGGACGGGACCCCCTCGGCCAGGGGCATCGTCGAGGGCGCGAACATCTTCATCTCCGCCGACGCCCGCGCCCATCTGGAGCAGGCGGGCGCGCTCGTCGTGCCCGGCCCTTCGGCGAACAAGACCGGGGTCATCTGCTCGTCCTACGAGATCCTGGCCGGGCTGATCCTGAGCGAGGCCGAGTTCCTGGAGATCAAGGACGACTACGTGGCCCAGCTCCTGGACATCCTCCGGCTGCGCGCCCGGTCCGAGGCGCGGGTGCTCATGCGCGAGTACAGGCTGGCCGGGGGAGAGCGGACCATCACCCAGCTCTCCTATGCCCTGTCCGAGTCCATCAACACCCTGGCCGACCGCGTGGACGCAGTACTCATGGAGTCCGTGGACCGGGTGGCCGACGACCCGGAGCTTGTCGAAGTCCTGCTCGCCTACTGCCCGCAGGTCCTGGTGGAGCGGTTCCGTGAGCGGATCGTGAACGACCTGCCCAGGGCGCACCAGCTGGCTCTGCTGGCCTCCTACATCTCGGCCAAGATGCTGTACCAGGAGGGCATGGGCTGGGCCGACCGGCTGGTCTCCCTGCGCGACGTGCGCCAGGTGGTTCGCAGCTACCTGGCCGAGGAAAAGGTCGTCGGCGGGCTGCTGGCCGAGGTCCGGCAGGCCGGGCTGTCCCACGCCGAACTGATCGAGCGCATCCTCGACCACTCCGGGCGCAAGCTCCTGACCCTCGACCGCCTCGGCCTGGGCTAG
- a CDS encoding ArsR/SmtB family transcription factor: protein MSNIACSDTEQHAKNVASAKQSMLSEREFLFLAELFKALGDYTRVRILFALSVGELCVCALAEVLDMSQSAISHQLRLLRAAKLVRYRKEGKNVFYSLDDDHVRNLVSQGLDHIKEEA from the coding sequence ATGTCGAACATCGCATGCAGTGACACCGAGCAGCACGCCAAAAACGTGGCCTCGGCCAAGCAGTCCATGCTTTCCGAGCGGGAGTTCCTGTTCCTGGCCGAGCTGTTCAAGGCGCTGGGTGACTATACCCGGGTGCGCATCCTGTTCGCCCTGTCCGTGGGCGAGCTGTGCGTCTGCGCCCTTGCCGAGGTGCTGGACATGTCCCAGTCCGCCATCTCCCACCAGCTCCGGCTGCTGCGCGCCGCCAAGCTGGTGCGCTACCGCAAGGAAGGCAAAAACGTGTTTTACTCCCTGGACGACGACCACGTGCGCAACCTGGTCTCGCAGGGACTCGACCACATCAAGGAAGAGGCGTAG
- a CDS encoding SO_0444 family Cu/Zn efflux transporter, producing the protein MDLLTGILAASWNVLVEAGPYVLFGFFVAGLLKAFVPDSFMARHLGGDSVGSVVKAAVIGVPLPLCSCGVLPAALGLRKQGASKGATTAFMISTPETGVDSMAVTYALIDPLMTVIRPLAATVTAVFAGVLINAFPDRKAEPQPLAGLSDSSAACTGCGCGGSCAVPPGESVAARFRSGMEYAFGEMISDIGRWLLVGVLIAGVISAAMPADALDRYVGTGLLSYLAMLVVALPLYVCATASTPIAASLLLKGLSPGAALVFLLAGPATNGATITVMLKTLGRRAAGLYVGSIIVCSLALAYATDHLYAALGLDIRAVVSEVGELLPHWVGVTSAVITLLLVARSFLKRDHESHG; encoded by the coding sequence ATCGATCTGTTGACGGGCATATTGGCCGCTTCCTGGAACGTTCTGGTGGAGGCGGGGCCGTATGTCCTTTTCGGCTTTTTCGTGGCCGGACTGCTCAAGGCGTTCGTGCCCGACTCCTTCATGGCCCGCCACCTGGGGGGCGATTCCGTCGGCTCGGTGGTCAAGGCCGCCGTGATCGGCGTGCCGCTGCCCCTGTGCTCCTGCGGGGTGCTGCCCGCCGCCCTCGGGCTGCGCAAGCAGGGCGCGAGCAAGGGCGCGACCACCGCGTTCATGATCTCCACCCCCGAGACCGGGGTGGACTCCATGGCCGTGACCTACGCGCTCATCGACCCGTTGATGACCGTGATCCGGCCCTTGGCCGCCACCGTGACCGCCGTGTTCGCCGGGGTACTGATCAACGCCTTTCCGGACCGCAAGGCCGAGCCGCAGCCTCTTGCGGGGTTGTCCGACAGCTCGGCGGCCTGCACCGGCTGCGGCTGCGGCGGGTCCTGCGCCGTCCCGCCCGGAGAGTCGGTCGCGGCCCGGTTCCGCAGCGGCATGGAGTACGCCTTCGGCGAGATGATCTCGGACATCGGGCGCTGGCTGCTGGTGGGCGTGCTCATCGCCGGGGTCATCTCCGCGGCCATGCCCGCCGACGCCCTGGACCGCTACGTGGGCACCGGGCTGCTCTCCTACCTGGCCATGCTGGTGGTGGCGCTGCCTCTGTACGTCTGCGCCACGGCGTCCACGCCCATCGCGGCCTCGCTGCTGCTCAAGGGGCTTTCGCCGGGCGCTGCCCTGGTCTTCCTGCTGGCCGGTCCGGCCACCAACGGCGCGACCATCACGGTCATGCTCAAGACGCTGGGCAGGCGTGCCGCCGGGCTGTACGTGGGGTCCATCATCGTCTGCTCCCTGGCCCTGGCCTACGCCACGGACCATCTCTACGCGGCGCTCGGCCTGGACATCCGGGCCGTGGTCTCCGAGGTGGGCGAGCTGCTGCCCCATTGGGTGGGCGTGACCTCCGCCGTGATCACGCTCCTGCTGGTGGCGCGCAGTTTTCTGAAGCGGGATCACGAATCCCACGGCTGA
- a CDS encoding ABC transporter substrate-binding protein — MKKLFLALALILAMATAARADAVSIRFGILPVIDTLPLQVAEKDGLFAENGLDVTLVNFMSALERDTAMQTGQIDGYFGDLVATYLLLNQGVPMHIALTSWRTTPGYPMFGIALAPANRDRDLGGMRGGSLALSKSTVMEFLADKLEMSLGVDQGYFVRTEVKKMPIRLQMLLTDQVDSALLPEPLLSLARLKGGGVLATAENLDLPLTVLCLRKRYFENDGEGYRRFVKAYAEAVKRLREAPEKYRALMAETCRIPKPLISEFPVYPFPAPALPTSAELEDVQAWMVSKGLLKARISDAQALSPVKP, encoded by the coding sequence ATGAAAAAACTCTTCCTCGCCCTGGCCCTGATCCTGGCCATGGCGACCGCCGCCCGCGCCGACGCCGTCTCCATCAGGTTCGGCATCCTGCCGGTCATCGATACCCTGCCGCTCCAGGTGGCGGAGAAGGACGGCCTGTTCGCCGAGAACGGGCTGGACGTCACCCTGGTCAACTTCATGTCCGCCCTGGAGCGCGACACGGCCATGCAGACCGGCCAGATCGACGGCTATTTCGGCGACCTGGTGGCCACCTATCTGCTGCTCAACCAGGGCGTGCCCATGCACATCGCCCTGACCTCCTGGCGGACCACGCCCGGCTATCCCATGTTCGGCATCGCGCTCGCGCCCGCCAACCGCGACCGCGACCTGGGCGGTATGAGGGGGGGCTCCCTGGCCCTGTCCAAGTCCACGGTCATGGAGTTCCTGGCCGACAAGCTGGAAATGAGCCTCGGCGTTGACCAGGGGTACTTCGTCCGGACCGAGGTCAAGAAGATGCCCATCCGCCTCCAGATGCTCCTCACCGACCAGGTGGACTCCGCGCTCCTGCCCGAGCCGCTCCTGTCCCTGGCCCGGCTCAAGGGCGGCGGGGTGCTGGCCACGGCCGAGAACCTGGACCTGCCCCTGACCGTGCTCTGCCTGCGCAAGCGGTATTTCGAGAACGACGGCGAAGGGTACCGGCGGTTCGTCAAGGCCTATGCCGAGGCCGTGAAGCGGCTCCGGGAAGCCCCGGAGAAGTACCGCGCCCTCATGGCCGAGACCTGCCGCATCCCCAAGCCCCTGATATCCGAATTCCCGGTCTATCCCTTCCCCGCGCCCGCGCTGCCGACCTCGGCGGAGCTGGAGGACGTCCAGGCGTGGATGGTCTCCAAGGGGCTGCTCAAGGCCCGGATTTCCGACGCGCAAGCGTTGTCGCCCGTCAAGCCGTAA
- a CDS encoding ABC transporter ATP-binding protein has product MLTAEKLGKSYDGKRVIEDVSFTLDGGQTLAVVGPSGCGKTTLLYLLSGLAAPDTGRVLMDGRPVTKPSPDISIILQDYGLLPWRTVVDNVALGLKIQGMGRRERLKRAREQLAEVGIVGRDNDYPANLSGGEQQRVAIARAFVTRPGLTLLDEPFSSLDALTRERLQLALLDAWQLRRTPYVLVTHSLEEAVMLGQRIMVMSARPARPVAVFDNPGFGDARIRDTEACFALLKELRHTVEAQW; this is encoded by the coding sequence ATGCTGACGGCGGAGAAACTGGGCAAGTCCTATGACGGCAAGCGCGTCATCGAGGACGTCTCCTTCACCCTGGACGGCGGGCAGACCCTGGCCGTGGTCGGGCCTTCCGGCTGCGGCAAGACGACCCTGCTGTACCTCCTGAGCGGGCTGGCCGCGCCCGACACGGGCCGGGTCCTCATGGACGGTCGCCCGGTGACCAAGCCCTCGCCGGATATCTCGATCATTCTCCAGGACTACGGGCTGCTGCCGTGGCGCACCGTGGTGGACAACGTGGCGCTGGGCCTCAAGATCCAAGGCATGGGCCGCCGGGAGCGGCTCAAGCGCGCCCGCGAGCAGCTGGCCGAAGTGGGCATCGTCGGGCGCGACAACGACTATCCCGCCAATCTCTCCGGCGGCGAGCAGCAGCGGGTGGCCATCGCCCGCGCCTTCGTCACCCGCCCCGGCCTGACGCTGCTGGACGAACCGTTCTCCTCCCTGGACGCCCTGACCCGCGAGCGGCTGCAACTGGCCCTGCTCGACGCCTGGCAACTGCGCCGGACGCCCTACGTGCTGGTCACGCACTCCCTTGAGGAGGCGGTCATGCTCGGCCAGCGGATCATGGTCATGTCCGCGCGCCCGGCCCGGCCCGTGGCCGTGTTCGACAATCCCGGCTTCGGCGACGCCCGCATCCGCGACACCGAGGCGTGCTTCGCCCTGCTCAAGGAGCTCCGGCACACCGTGGAGGCGCAATGGTAG
- a CDS encoding ABC transporter permease → MVGLLRSLARYGLVILVMGVLWKLAALALGGVILPDPEDAVAALARAMTTQIFWEHFGVSLYRSVTAMGLAWIIAFPLGLVMGSVKRVDKLLAPFVFLTYPVPKIVLLPVFLLLLGLGDTSKIAMIALILGYQILVTTRDGVRSIHPKYFDSVRSLGGTSSDVLREVLLPAALPHGFTSLRLGTGVSVAVLFFVESFATSRGLGYMIMDAWGAMDYLTMFAGILGMSIMGAALYEIANVFERKACRWMFLRAKD, encoded by the coding sequence ATGGTAGGGCTGTTGCGCTCCCTGGCCCGCTACGGGCTGGTGATCCTGGTCATGGGCGTGCTCTGGAAGCTCGCGGCCCTGGCGCTGGGCGGGGTCATCCTGCCCGATCCCGAGGACGCGGTGGCGGCCCTGGCCCGGGCCATGACCACGCAAATCTTCTGGGAGCATTTCGGGGTCAGCCTGTACCGCTCGGTGACCGCCATGGGACTGGCCTGGATCATCGCCTTCCCCCTGGGGCTGGTCATGGGCAGCGTCAAGCGGGTGGACAAGCTCCTGGCCCCCTTCGTGTTCCTGACCTATCCGGTGCCCAAGATCGTGCTCCTGCCGGTGTTCCTGCTCCTGCTCGGGCTGGGCGACACCTCCAAGATCGCCATGATCGCGCTCATCCTCGGCTACCAGATCCTGGTCACCACCCGCGACGGCGTGCGTTCCATCCATCCCAAGTATTTCGACTCGGTCCGCTCCCTGGGCGGGACGAGTTCGGACGTGCTCCGCGAGGTGCTGCTCCCCGCCGCGCTGCCCCACGGATTCACCTCCCTGCGGCTCGGCACCGGCGTGTCGGTGGCGGTCCTGTTTTTCGTGGAATCCTTTGCCACCTCGCGCGGCCTGGGATATATGATTATGGACGCCTGGGGAGCCATGGACTACCTGACCATGTTCGCCGGCATCCTGGGCATGTCCATCATGGGCGCGGCCCTGTACGAGATCGCCAACGTCTTTGAACGCAAGGCGTGCCGGTGGATGTTCCTGCGCGCCAAGGACTAA
- a CDS encoding PhoH family protein encodes MAGQLFGPHDQHLKLLGERVGVRIESRGSTLTIHAPEGEAEKGDLAAQVLTQLYAMVRKGKSVYPQDVDFACRILERQPSADVGEVFKGDVYATSGKRTVSPKSLNQREYLDAIRDSDMTFGIGPAGTGKTYLAVAMAVGALARREVKRIVLTRPAVEAGEKLGFLPGDLAEKINPYLRPLYDALHDMLDFAKVQDYQDSGIIEVAPLAFMRGRTLNDAFIILDEAQNTTPEQMKMFLTRLGFGSKAVITGDVTQIDLPSQARSGLLHARTILEGVKGVRFILFDEKDVIRHPLVGRIVRAYDAHEGNGQ; translated from the coding sequence ATGGCCGGCCAGCTCTTCGGCCCCCATGACCAGCACCTCAAGCTCCTGGGCGAACGCGTGGGCGTGCGCATCGAAAGCCGGGGGTCCACCCTGACCATCCACGCCCCGGAAGGGGAGGCGGAGAAGGGCGATCTGGCCGCCCAGGTCCTGACCCAGCTCTACGCCATGGTCCGCAAGGGCAAGTCGGTCTATCCGCAGGACGTGGACTTTGCCTGCCGCATCCTGGAGCGGCAGCCCTCCGCCGATGTGGGCGAGGTCTTCAAGGGCGACGTCTACGCCACCTCCGGCAAGCGGACCGTGTCGCCCAAGTCCTTGAACCAGCGTGAATATCTCGACGCCATCCGCGATTCGGACATGACCTTCGGCATCGGCCCGGCGGGCACCGGCAAGACATACCTGGCCGTGGCCATGGCCGTGGGCGCCCTGGCCCGGCGAGAGGTCAAGCGCATCGTCCTGACCCGGCCCGCCGTGGAGGCGGGGGAGAAGCTCGGCTTCCTGCCCGGCGACCTGGCCGAGAAGATCAACCCGTACCTGCGCCCCCTGTACGACGCCCTGCACGACATGCTGGATTTCGCCAAGGTCCAGGACTATCAGGACTCCGGTATCATCGAGGTCGCGCCCCTGGCCTTCATGCGCGGGCGCACCCTGAACGACGCCTTCATCATCCTGGACGAGGCCCAGAACACCACCCCGGAGCAGATGAAGATGTTCCTGACCCGCCTCGGCTTCGGGTCCAAGGCGGTGATCACCGGCGACGTGACCCAGATCGACCTGCCGTCCCAGGCCCGGTCCGGCCTGCTCCACGCCCGCACCATCCTGGAAGGGGTCAAGGGCGTGCGCTTCATTCTTTTCGACGAGAAGGACGTCATCCGCCATCCGCTGGTGGGCCGCATCGTCCGCGCCTACGACGCCCACGAGGGGAACGGCCAATGA
- the ybeY gene encoding rRNA maturation RNase YbeY, with translation MSLASPVTVVRETRLDPRFPLSGGELRALCETLLDALGLDGRTFSLKLVDDREIARLNREFLGCTGPTNILSFPAHDPDDPELPGDEGAFLGELALSVDTLARETDLYGQTPLEHLARLLAHGLLHLAGFDHGEIMFDMTDAAVDRALLEHGGAA, from the coding sequence ATGAGCCTCGCCTCCCCGGTGACCGTGGTCCGGGAAACCAGGCTCGACCCGCGTTTTCCCCTGTCCGGGGGCGAGCTGCGCGCGCTCTGCGAGACGCTCCTCGACGCCCTGGGCCTGGACGGGCGGACCTTTTCCCTCAAGCTCGTGGACGACCGGGAGATCGCCCGGCTCAACCGCGAGTTCCTGGGCTGCACCGGCCCGACCAACATCCTGAGCTTTCCGGCCCATGACCCGGACGATCCCGAACTCCCGGGAGACGAGGGCGCTTTCCTCGGCGAGCTGGCCCTGTCCGTGGACACCCTGGCCCGCGAGACCGACCTCTACGGCCAGACTCCGCTGGAACACCTGGCCCGGCTGCTGGCCCACGGGCTGCTCCATCTGGCCGGCTTCGATCACGGCGAGATCATGTTCGACATGACCGACGCGGCCGTGGACCGGGCGCTCCTGGAGCACGGGGGCGCGGCGTAG
- a CDS encoding helix-turn-helix domain-containing protein translates to MAAIRGRELYQVLFYGVIFVVAAVGALAYWGVREIRRDAAVVAVENSARGLSGAVTVLLDAVLSTNEEIGEGLLDSLEPEVLRREFRKVFERHQNVAAVMISDGQGLRYLLTRRYGGVVEGVPDTLHTELDWSQFKDARDKGAPFKGWSVDLPEVDRALAEEFAHLEPGQVNWRSSNRFHGVGEAWVTASALEDTKAGERLMLSFAFPVDALLSRLGGAERGGAERIFLYLGNGKAMPVVGVGEGVATGVADAAVKGGELADPVLAGAVKRVAAADPTGPEKPFSYQVDGEVWWAWAMPLTVFGDTLSLGVAVPRKNVLSALTSDTFLQGGAVLLIVIAFGVLVVLQRNRGRIEAMGRRREAAVTAEEIKSLLLEGEGGRLEFKQTLRFNLKSGKNGKEIEHACLKTVSAFLNSEGGTLLVGVADDGTVTGFGEDNFESDDRALLHFNNLVDRHIGTEFSRYIDSAVIDVDGVKVLRIHCIPARAPAILDAAKGEEFYVRSGPASRALTFRQFREWLEKHQ, encoded by the coding sequence ATGGCGGCCATCCGGGGCAGGGAGCTCTACCAGGTCCTCTTCTACGGGGTCATCTTCGTGGTGGCGGCCGTCGGCGCGCTGGCCTACTGGGGCGTGCGCGAGATCCGGCGCGACGCGGCGGTGGTGGCCGTGGAGAACTCGGCGCGCGGCCTGTCCGGGGCCGTGACCGTGCTGCTCGACGCGGTCCTGAGCACCAACGAGGAGATCGGCGAGGGGCTGCTCGACAGCCTGGAGCCGGAGGTGTTGCGCAGGGAATTCCGCAAGGTGTTCGAGCGCCACCAGAACGTGGCCGCGGTCATGATCAGCGACGGCCAGGGGCTGCGCTACCTGCTGACGCGAAGATACGGCGGCGTGGTCGAGGGCGTGCCGGACACCCTGCACACCGAGCTGGACTGGAGTCAGTTCAAGGACGCCAGGGACAAGGGCGCGCCTTTCAAGGGATGGTCCGTGGACCTGCCCGAGGTGGACCGCGCCCTGGCCGAGGAGTTCGCCCATCTGGAGCCGGGTCAGGTCAACTGGCGCAGCTCCAACCGGTTCCACGGCGTGGGCGAGGCCTGGGTTACGGCCTCCGCGCTGGAGGACACCAAGGCCGGGGAACGGCTGATGCTCTCCTTCGCCTTTCCGGTGGACGCCCTGCTGTCCCGGCTGGGCGGCGCGGAGCGGGGCGGGGCGGAACGGATTTTCCTGTACCTGGGCAACGGCAAGGCCATGCCCGTTGTCGGCGTGGGCGAAGGCGTGGCCACCGGCGTGGCCGACGCGGCGGTGAAGGGCGGCGAACTGGCCGACCCGGTGCTGGCCGGGGCGGTCAAACGGGTGGCGGCGGCTGATCCGACCGGGCCAGAGAAGCCGTTCTCCTACCAGGTGGACGGCGAGGTCTGGTGGGCCTGGGCCATGCCCCTGACCGTGTTCGGGGACACCCTGTCCCTGGGCGTGGCCGTGCCGCGCAAGAACGTGCTGTCCGCCCTGACCAGCGACACCTTTCTCCAGGGCGGTGCGGTGCTGCTTATCGTCATCGCCTTCGGCGTGCTCGTTGTCCTGCAGCGCAACCGGGGGAGGATAGAGGCCATGGGCCGACGGCGCGAGGCCGCGGTGACCGCCGAGGAGATCAAGTCCCTGCTCCTCGAAGGGGAGGGCGGACGCCTGGAGTTCAAGCAGACCCTGCGCTTCAACCTCAAGTCCGGCAAGAACGGCAAGGAGATCGAGCACGCCTGCCTCAAGACCGTGTCCGCATTCCTCAACTCCGAGGGCGGCACCCTGCTCGTCGGGGTGGCCGACGACGGCACCGTGACCGGATTCGGCGAGGACAATTTCGAGAGCGACGACCGTGCGCTGCTGCACTTCAACAACCTGGTGGACCGGCACATCGGCACCGAATTTTCGCGCTACATCGACAGCGCGGTCATCGACGTGGACGGGGTCAAGGTCCTGCGCATCCACTGCATTCCGGCCCGGGCCCCGGCCATTCTGGATGCGGCCAAGGGTGAGGAGTTCTACGTCCGCAGCGGCCCCGCGAGCCGCGCCCTGACCTTCCGGCAGTTTCGCGAATGGCTGGAAAAACATCAGTGA